The Malus domestica chromosome 10, GDT2T_hap1 nucleotide sequence CTGGCTGTCAAAAAACAACAAGCTAGGCTGAAAACTTCCTGTCGAAAATGAGTAAAACATACTCAACTGAAATGCCATGTCTCTCACTCAACAAACCCACGAAATAGCTAATTAAcagaagcaaaaaataaaaataaaaaactgaaaaaaaatgcatgAAAAAGCACCGACCTGATTAAGCATCCACTTCAAGCCAACTGCAGCGGTGCATTCATTCTTTGAGGCACTACTCAACCAATCTAGATTATAAAGTTTGTCCAAAGTCTCAACGATTGTTGAAATATTGCTTCTCCTAACTTTCACAGAGAAAATCTCCCCATTTGAGCTTATGTTAGTATGATTATTCAATAGCGTCTCAAACCACCCACTCCCAGATCTCTGCATCGACAAAATTGCGAAATATCGCACAGGATTGCACGCACACTCAGCCCTATTatccacaaaaaaataaaatctaaatcATTGCATTTCAAATGGAACCCAAACTTGAAACTCCAACAGATCAGTAGCATACCTGCTATAAGTATTGGGCTTTGGGTAGTGCATATAACGAAGTTCCTCCGGCTCAACATCAGGATGTGGACAAGGCCATTGAATCACCTGAACACTTGAAAATCCGGACTTGGTGCGGGTGCTGACTTGCTTTAAACAAATTGAGCAAATATAGACACCACAGACCATTGCAAACAGCACGACAATCATCCGCAGCACCAATGGAGATTTCTTTGGCGtctttattaaaaatatatccTGCACTCAATGAATTAGGCAATGCAAAACGAAGGTTgaataataaattataaaaacgaCATGGGTAATTAGTCCTAATAAAGGTCCAAACTTTACAAGTCAATCTGATCAACATCGAGCTACCCAGAAGTTTATAAACAGTAAAGTCGGCAGGAAGAACAAATGACATGGGTACATTGCAATGATCCAAAAAATTCCAGGATTCATAAATTCACATGACTAAGCAGTTAAATCACAGTCGTTAAGTAAAACAACAATAGTGTAATTAAGATTAATCCTAAAACTAAAAACACGACAAGGGTAATTAATCCTCAAAAAGTTCCAAACTTTTGAGTCGATCTGATGAACAAGCGACATGGGTATGAATGGAATGATCCAAAAAAATTCCCAGGATTCATAAATTGACATTACTGAGCTATTAATTCAGTGATTAAGTAAAATAATAGTGTGATTAAGACCCTTTTCCTATTTAAaaaggaaatttgggtttgCCTGAGCTAGAATACACAGACCAAAAGCAACCAAGAAATAAGGATAACAAACTGTCAAAAATTCAACACCCAGATCGGGAAATTCACATGCAACCCCTAAAAGTAATAAAAAAGGGTCAGAATCTAATaccccaaaaaaattaaaattccaggaaaaaaaatacaaaaaaaaagaaaaaacagttaAAATTTGAAAGGAGGAGCCGGAAAAAGCATACCTTGAAGGAACAGGGATCATCAGCCATTGTAATGGGAGCTTAAAAGGCAAGCATTCCTCCTCCTGCTTTACTTTTCTCAAAAATCCACAACAGCCATTAATTCACAAACccacaaacaataaaaaaggaaaggagGAGAGAGTAAAATCTGTAGATTTTGATGGGGTTGGAGCTTTTTCTCGTGAAGAACACTATGATTCGATGCCTCTCAGAGAGCCGTTGCACTTGCACGCTCTCTTGCTCTGCTTTTTCATGTGTATgtttcttttttcccttttcgaatttttgcagagattttCTATTCACCGTATCGTTTCTCGACCTGTTGGTACTTTTCTGCAGTAGACGGTGGAAACGGCGTCGTTTGCCTGACCTTCTGCGCCCATTAATTAAGGAAAGAGAACGACATTAATGTTTGACGATTTCCCCGTAGTTGCCAGTTGGTGCTGTTTCCCGAccggaaaatgtctttaattATTATTCGAGTTGATTAaaagttttggtttttttttttcatttaatctAAACTACCTATTAACAAAAAGATAATGCAAAGAATAtcatttggtttttagtttaatttaaattatgtttataaattaaattttgtaaatttttctATTACTATCAATGAAGcattatttaatttgtaaatttaatctccttagcatttttcttaacaaaattCCCTTTTATCGGTTAAAAGATGACGAAAAGACAAATTTGTCCGCAAAATAAAGTTATGAGAGCTAAGGCAACCGCGCACAAATCAAATTATACTACTTTTTTCACCATGAAATAATCCCCCACTCTTTTTGTACGTACCTTTTATTAAACATTTGATTAAGACTCTTTGACTCACCTGCAGTTGAGTCCGCGAGTCCGCGAcctccttgaagaaatctcattGTCTCAGACGACATACACCGAGATTCCAGCTAAATCACGTCATCGAATCTCAATGGTTTTAGACCCATCCGCCACGAAATAACCCTCACCCTCGTCTTTCGAGACGTCGCCGACCTTTTGAAACCCATGGGTCACACCTTCGTTGCCCCCTCTGTCTGAGAACACCTCCATTCATGGCGGCGGCGGGGTCGACTGTCTCCGGATGGACCCACACCCACGTCTGATGGGCTTTCTTTCAGGCCACCCGCTGCCTTCTGGGCCTCCTGCTCACCTCCGCCCGCACCCAACTGAAATTAGGGCGCCTTTCCTCACAGGCCTGCACCCAGCCGCTGCTCGGGTGCCCTTCCTTTCGGGCCAAGGTCAAATATGGGCTTCTCTCTGCTAGGCTCGCAGCCACCCAACCCAAATATGGGCCTAAACCACTAGTTTTCTTGTTTCCACACTTCAACAACTGACCCTTGTTTAGACTCGGTCTATGGATTAATTTAGTGACCTACAGTTCAtaaatccaacaaaaaaaatatactttTTCCCCACAATCCACTTTCCATAAATTACGATCCAAttttgaagtttgtagaatccgatTGAATTTCAATTGGAGAATTTTTTTCTCGTCTTTCTATACCTCTAACATACTCCTGAAGGAAAAATGTAAAGAACGGAAGTTCAAGAAACACAAGTGTAGGTGTCGCGTAGCAATATAAACTCAAATAAGAGTGTCGAATGAGCATGGGGCGTCATAAAAGATGGCAAAGTTATACAAATAGTAATAAAATGGAACATGATTGAATGAGATGTACTTTTGAAAGAAAATTCAATGATAAGAGCACTAAGGCATTAAGGTTCCCCTTG carries:
- the LOC114827573 gene encoding uncharacterized protein, which produces MADDPCSFKDIFLIKTPKKSPLVLRMIVVLFAMVCGVYICSICLKQVSTRTKSGFSSVQVIQWPCPHPDVEPEELRYMHYPKPNTYSRAECACNPVRYFAILSMQRSGSGWFETLLNNHTNISSNGEIFSVKVRRSNISTIVETLDKLYNLDWLSSASKNECTAAVGLKWMLNQGLMQHHEEIVEYFNTRGVSAIFLFRRNLLRRMISVLANLYDRDNKLLNGTHKSHVHSPHEAEILAKYKPIINATLLIPNLKQVEDTSTKALEYFKSTRHIILFYEDIVKNRTKLLDVQDFLKVPKRDLKSRQVKIHKGNLSSQIENWGDVQKTLTGTQYERFLSVDYRRR